In Daphnia pulex isolate KAP4 chromosome 7, ASM2113471v1, one genomic interval encodes:
- the LOC124198181 gene encoding gustatory and pheromone receptor 39a-like isoform X2, with the protein MLRRLVDKVLDSFKDETINFEKCFRPVLIAINICGIPLGMKNTDEPTTLPVWMVYIFGWILYCLNVASGLMLISIEKREKSPFFTNNRTTAWQWNYGITTYNSVFSSIAAHTVLLAITTVRWKHLARIFHRMERINQFELKDFEAFRAIFRSGLFFAIISYLAIGFQSISAFFMADVDMWKMVIYSFQRGFIIVILLAGVLFFCFGRMASTMLQILGQEMTKFISSDDQQSFENIDVVIAKWNRHYFMAIDFVHQFNRCFGCLLLVLIAPIFIRVISTSFFLMIELKDGQWTAAVTLNLIVLLVHFVAFIFAANIPHRIRQEAIDLTKKLRRFQLKDFTHQNQVNVLMMEISNSLPKITAAGFFDIDLQLIPTLIGTTLTYLIILFQFQTSENT; encoded by the exons ATGTTGCGACGGTTAGTTGACAAGGTGCTGGACTCTTTCAAAGACGAGACCATcaactttgaaaaatgtttccgtCCCGTTTTGATCGCCATAAACATTTGTGGAATTCCATTGGGAATGAAGAACACTGACGAACCAACAACTTTACCCGTTTGGATGGTTTACATCTTTGGCTGGATTCTCTACTGCTTAAATGTCGCATCCGGATTGATGTTGATTTCgatagagaaaagagaaaaaagtccaTTCTTTACAAATAATCGCACCACGGCTTGGCAATGGAATTATGGAATAACTACGTACAACAGTGTCTTTTCCTCGATAGCAGCTCACACGGTCCTCCTGGCCATTACGACAGTTCGCTGGAAACATCTTGCTCGCATTTTCCATCGCATGGAACGAATTAATCAATTCGAATTGAAAGATTTTGAAGCTTTTCGCGCCATTTTCCGATCAGGACTCTTTTTCGCCATCATT AGCTATCTGGCAATTGGTTTTCAGTCGATTTCCGCCTTCTTTATGGCCGATGTCGATATGTGGAAAATGGTGATTTACTCGTTTCAACGGGGTTTTATTATCGTTATTTTGCTGGCCGGCGTATTATTTTTCTGCTTCGGACGGATGGCCTCTACTATGCTTCAGATTCTTGGCCAAGAAATGACGAAATTCATTTCAAGTGATGACCAGCAATCTTTTGAAAACATCGATGTTGTCATAGCTAAATGGAATCGCCATTATTTCATGGCCATTGATTTTGTCCATCAGTTTAACCGCTGCTTTGGTTGTTTGTTACTTGTCCTGATTGCCCCGATTTTCATTCGAGTAATCAGCACTTCATTCTTTCTGATGATTGAATTAAAAGACGGCCAGTGGACGGCGGCCGTTACtctgaatttgattgtatTGCTCGTTCATTTTGTGGCTTTCATATTTGCGGCAAATATTCCACACCGAATTCGTCAAGAG GCTATTGATTTAACCAAGAAGCTGCGCAGATTTCAACTTAAAGATTTTACCCATCAGAAtcag GTTAATGTGCTCATGATGGAAATATCAAATTCTTTGCCGAAAATCACTGCAGCTGGTTTCTTCGACATTGATCTCCAGCTTATTCCAACG CTTATTGGGACAACACTGACGTATCTCATAAttcttttccaatttcaaACGTCAGAGAACacttga
- the LOC124198181 gene encoding uncharacterized protein LOC124198181 isoform X1, producing MANKIQDVEMLSRLRNQRIRKANGLATNITLDETLRPLWKLTHYSGILLDWCFPISKNNPRRICKFLRYFSIALSFSLLVAVTSFQLMQLLLGIEKAPNIHAIIPNMLWFIPIVLGIVIQVHCLRLRRKFLNFFKDWRQLEIEIVHLNPNCIMCKSKQMHLMMYGIYAVITLASVIALGMDISNNPESSYLISTYPAVRQVIPLIVIGSVHLTSIVLTWILTSLGDFIPSFTYYHTALAVSCLENDVRALFDKGKDADDLFIQSRLSLIAGKLDPLKKSLSTELSTWQLDVPILRIWTRFEKIGKMVNRADFLFGSFMVYSQAGAIFFITALLYSVLYNLGDALRMRSVGPVLSYILNLLAILFRFFSTMLISSQLHRSVNKFRTALNDLLSQNWNRMNKGDRDLLRSFLWRLQADPLVAHPLGVYKVTPSVLLSVFGVIISYVIVLLQSK from the exons ATGGCGAATAAAATTCAAG ATGTTGAAATGTTATCCCGATTGCGCAATCAGCGAATCCGCAAAGCCAACGGACTAGCGACCAACATAACACTGGACGAAACTCTACGGCCGCTGTGGAAACTGACCCACTACTCTGGGATTTTGCTGGACTGGtgttttcccatttccaaAAACAATCCTCGTCGTATTTGTAAATTCCTGCGGTACTTTTCAATCGCTCTTTCGTTCTCTCTGCTCGTAGCCGTCACCTCGTTCCAACTGATGCAGTTGCTTTTGGGAATCGAGAAAGCGCCAAACATTCACGCCATTATACCCAACATGTTGTGGTTTATTCCGATTGTGTTGGGTATCGTCATCCAGGTGCATTGCCTTCGTTTGCGGAGGAAATTTCTCAACTTTTTCAAAGATTGGCGGCAATTAGAAATCGAAATCGTCCACCTAAATCCGAATTGCATCATGTGCAAGTCAAAGCAAATGCATTTAATGATGTATGGAATTTACGCTGTCATAACTCTAGCTTCCGTTATCGCATTGGGAATGGATATTTCTAATAATCCGGAATCATCGTATCTCATCTCCACCTATCCCGCCGTTCGCCAAGTAATTCCTTTGATCGTCATTGGCTCAGTTCATTTAACGTCGATTGTGTTGACCTGGATCCTTACGTCACTGGGTGATTTCATTCCTTCGTTCACTTATTATCACACCGCACTCGCCGTTAGCTGTTTAGAAAATGACGTCAGGGCTCTTTTTGATAAGGGAAAAGACGCTGATGATTTGTTTATTCAATCTAGACTTTCCTTAATAGCCGGCAAATTAGATCCTTTGAAGAAATCCCTATCGACTGAACTGTCAACTTGGCAACTTGACGTTCCGATTCTTCGCATCTGGACACGTTTCGAAAAAATTGGTAAAATGGTCAATCGAGccgattttcttttcggttcCTTCATGGTCTACAGTCAAGCTGGGGCTATATTTTTCATAACGGCGCTTCTTTATTCGGTACTTTACAATTTGGGTGATGCCTTGAGGATGCGATCCGTTGGCCCAGTTCTCTCCTACATTCTGAATTTGTTAGCTatcctttttcgtttcttttctactATGCTAATATCTTCGCAGCTCCATCGGTCGGTTAATAAGTTTCGAACGGCTTTGAATGATTTGCTGAGCCAAAATTGGAATCGAATGAACAAAGGAGATCGTGACTTGCTTCGATCTTTTCTGTGGAGACTTCAAGCTGATCCGTTGGTTGCCCATCCTCTAGGCGTCTATAAGGTGACACCGTCCGTTTTGCTAAGTGTTTTCGGCGTTATAATCAGTTACGTCATTGTATTACTTCAGTCGAAATAG